DNA from Kitasatospora acidiphila:
GTACGTCGAGTCGGTCAACGACGGCAACCAGGTCGTCCCGACCGTCGTGGTCGTCGGCGCGACCGGTGAGAAGTCGGTCATGACCAACCCGTCGCTCGCCCAGGTGAAGAAGGCCCTCGCGGCCTGACGCCCCGTCGCGCCGCGCCCGGCCCCGCAGCACCGGGGTCAGGCGCCGCGCGCCGCCCAGGCATCACGCGACAGGCCGTAGACCGCCAGGTCGCGCGGCCCGTCGGCGAGCACCGCGCCCTGCGGGAGCACCGACTCCTGGGTGAAGCCGAGCCGCTCGGCCAGCGCCCGGCTGCGCACGTTGTCGACCACCGTGCGCAGCCCGATCCGGCGCAGCCCGAGCGGTCCGAAGCCGTGCTCGATCAGCAGCTCGGCGGCCCGGCGGACCAGCCCGCGCCCCTCGTAATCGGCGTCCACCCAGTAGCCCAGCTCGGCGGTGGCCTCCGCGCGGTCGATCCGCAGGCCGAGCGAGCCGGCCACTTGCGGCACCCCTCCCCCGTGCCCGGTGACCACGATCGCCACCGGCAGCTGGGTGCCGGCCAGCCAGTCCTGCCCGGCC
Protein-coding regions in this window:
- a CDS encoding mycoredoxin yields the protein MSGSVTMYSTTWCGYCTRLKGQLTREGIGYDEINIEQDPASAQYVESVNDGNQVVPTVVVVGATGEKSVMTNPSLAQVKKALAA
- a CDS encoding GNAT family N-acetyltransferase, translated to MHSAMFFNHRLGGDAVLVPRTAAIADAYHAALAANNARFARFESWAATAPEPEGTRAFLEQAGQDWLAGTQLPVAIVVTGHGGGVPQVAGSLGLRIDRAEATAELGYWVDADYEGRGLVRRAAELLIEHGFGPLGLRRIGLRTVVDNVRSRALAERLGFTQESVLPQGAVLADGPRDLAVYGLSRDAWAARGA